The segment CCTCCCCAGGTAGGGGCCGAGAGAGAAGAGGCTCTGAATTTGAGAAGCAATGGGATCTAAGTGGTATTTAAGGAAATGAATCCAGACAAAGAATGAATCCTTGACAAAGCCTTCCTTGACCCCCAAACTCACCCCAAGCTATACTGACCACCTTTCTCACCTGTGAAGTATAGCACTTCTCATTGTTTTCTTCTCTAACACctgctttactgagatataatttatttgtttttgtttgcactgggtcttcattgctgcacgtgggctttctctagttgtggccggtggtggcttctctttgtcgcagagcatggactccagggcacacagacttcagtagctgtggcacgtgggctcagcagttgcagctcttgggctccAGAGTGTGGCACTCAGTAGCTACCCcacggcatatgggatcctcccggaccaggacTCGAACCtttgtcccctgctttggcaggcagacaatcactggaccaccagggaaaccctactgagatataattgacatataacattatttaAGTTTAGTGTGTACAGTATGATGATTTGATActtctgtgtatgtgtctctgtATGTATCACAAAACATTTACTGCAATATGGATAGTTAACAAATCCTTCACCTCACATAATTGTCATTTTTGTTGTTatggtaagaacatttaagacctactctcagcaactttcaaggaTACAAAAGAATATTGTTAACTGTAGTTACTGTGCTGTACATTTGATTTCCAGAACTTATCcctcttataactggaagtttgtacactTTTGACCAACATCTTCCCATTTTCATCAACTCCAAGCCTCTGACAACCACCAATCTACTGTTTCTAAGAGTTTGGCTTTGTTAGATCCTACATATAAGTAAGctcatatgttatttgtctttctctgcctgacttctttcacttagcataatgccttcaagtttcatccatctcatcacaaatggcaggatctcattcttttttatggctgaataatattctaccaCATATATAACACTTTATGCGTTCATACATTGATGATGGATATTGTTTTCATGTACTGGTAATTGTGAATAATGTAAACATTGAATTGCAGCTATCTCTAtgagatagtgatttcatttcctttggataagtACACAGACATGAGattactagatcatatggtaggtctatttttaatttttgggggggtgggggtggggactccatactattctccatggtatgtatcagtttatattcccactcATTGCAGCACTGATCATTTGTATCTCTCCTCTTTGAGGTCTCCCTGAATGGGACCTTGGAGCAGAGAACTAATATAAGGTAAAATGGGAACAGATTCTGGAAGGCTTTAAATGTCATACTGAGGAGCTGAACCTTACAGACCATTATTAGGGAGGTAAAGATCAAGAAGATGTTTTAAGAAAGTCAACCTGGTACTGTGTAGAATTAATTAGAAACATAGTTTGGGCCCAGAAAAATTAGGAGAATGTTTCAGTAATTCAGGATTGAGAAGATAAGAAGCCAAAGGCAATATCAATTGCAATGAAGAAGAATGTGAGCAGCACTGTGAAGGGAGAATGAACAGGACTTGGCATCTAttggatgtggaggaaaggaacAGGAGCTGTCAAGTATGAGCCAGGGCGTCAAGCCTCTGTGACTAGAAGAACAATATTgtcattctttcacatgttcaTTTGAAAAACATGTATTAAGCAAATAGTGGGCACAGAGAAATACCTgtctttacagattttttttttccttgccacacagcttggcttgtgggatcttagctctctgaccagggatcaaacccagggccctggcagtgaaagcaccaagacctaaccactggatcaccagggaattccagagaaatacCTGTCTTTAAAAACTCACAATCCAGTGGgagataaatgtatatttataaccaggttaaaatataaaaatgctttaagAAAAGTACAGACACCATTAGTAGCAGAGGGAAAGAACCACTGAGAGAAGTCAGAAGGAGGATTAGTTGCAATGCAGGAGTGACTGCAAAATATTATGTGCTCAATAAACAGAGGCACTCTGCACTTTCCACACCATCCAAGTGTGAGACCCACATAAAGATCTTCTGCTTCATTACATTCTGATGGTTGGGTTTGGAAAGAGTTGCCGAATTTCAGCATTAAAAATACAACATATGCAGAGTCTGCTGGGAAGAGGAGGGGCTGAGTTGGGCATCAGAGGAATGAGGAATTTAGATATTGATGGATGTTGCTGCTGGAATCCAACAAGGAAGACTAGACACTGACTTCATAGAAACGTAAAGCAGGAGGCAACAGTTCATACATTTGCCCACTTCTTTGCTTCTTATAGTTCCCAAAAGGGTTGAAAAATGAAGGTgggtggagagagggagagacaatgAAATACAGCACGTTCTTGAATAAGGGCTTGTCTTAGCAAGATTAAGTCAGGAAACCTCTTGGTACATCTTTATGGAGCCTCAACTCTCCTCCAGGCTCTGAAATGGTAAATTACTATTGACTCAGTTATTCAGGAGCTGAATTGCGAATCCAGTCTGTGAATTAACTGGgccctttgcttttccttctttattcttcTATCTGCCTTTTGGGCAATTCATTACTTACTAGAATTTCCACCAGGGGGTGGGAGTGAAGACAATACTGAATCTTAAAAATCGGTTGCTGTTAGAGAACCTGGCTATTGTGGCGATTGATGCTATCAAAAAACCAGAAGTATAGCACTCATGTTTGTTGCGCTTTCTAGCTCAAACTACTGCGGTTTTAGTAACTTCATAGGAAAATGGCCTCAGAGTAGATCATTATTTTACCCAGTATTAGAGAGTGCCCTTGAACAAAATGTCAACTTCAGTCTCATTAACAGACTGCTGAAAAGGTATAGATGTTAATTGTTGCTTGGAcaccgggcggggcggggccgatTTACTACTACCGGTTTAGAACAGATTTTCATCCAGTCACGCCCTTCTCAAAGATGGCCGGCCCCACTTCCCTCCCTCATCCTGACGTTTGCGTTTGCTTCCTATGAATTTGAGGTTAATCTAATCCTGTGTTGGTTACGTGGCCAAAGTCAAGATGTCAGCCACACCCCTTTATAATTTAAGGGGAGTGAagccatttattttttccctccttggTGAAAATAATTACCCGCATCTGGCTCTTGTGTTTGGAGGCGTGGTTGCCAGGACTTAAAATGGCTCCTCCCTGGGATAGATTTAATAGGGAGTGAAGCTGTGACGGCGAGGCGTTGCCCGGTCGTTCTTTGCTAGGCGTTCTGGCAAGCAGTTCCCTTGCCCTTACTAGACATGGCGCTGGCCAGCGTGTTGGAGAGGCCGCTATCGGTGAACCGGCGCGGGTTTTTTGGACTCGGGGGTCGTGCGGATCTGCTGGACCTGGGTCCAGGCAGTCCCAGCGATGGGCTGAGCCTGGCCGCGCCCAGCTGGGGTGTCCCAGAGGAGCCAAGAATTGAAATACTTCATGGAACCACCACCCTGGCCTTCAAGGTGCAGACACAGCCGCCGTGCCGGGCTGAATCCCGCCCGCCCGCGCCCTTCCCAGCCTCCCAGCGGGTCCAGAACCCGCCGTGGCCGCGGCCGCGAAGCCCAGGCGGAGGCTCGGGCCTCTTGCCCCGACCCCGGCAGTTTCGCTGTCTCATTGTCCCGGGAGGCCTCGGTTCTCGCTCTGGCGGGAGCGGGGTGGCGGTGGGGCTGGGGAATAGTGGGGGTAAGTGGGAGAAGGATTTCGAGGCTGTTTAGATTGATTCCCAGGCGACCCCAGGCTGCTCCTGTCCAGGAAAGAGGCGGCCGAAACGACAGTGAACTCTGGCAGAGGGAAGGCTGTTGTGACCGCCCAAGGTTTTGGAAACAGTGGCCCGGATAGGTCAGGGTAACTGAAAAGTTATGGCTTGAGGAGTAAAGTTGGTGGGAGGAAGCACTCTTAATAGGAGCCAGACAATTGGGATTCCTGGCCTAGCTTTGTAATAACTGGCTCTGTTGTCTTGGGTAAGTCATTCGATCTCattgagcctgtttcctcagccAGCAAGTGAAGGTAATCTCACCTCAAGCTATTGATGTGAAGCTCCAGTGACATATAAGTGGGAAAATATGTTGTGAAGTATAAAACAGCAGCGACAGAGATGTTCTGGGGTTGTATCGATTCACAAAGAAATGTCAAGGTGATGTTTTTGTGGTCTGATGTGGCCCCTGGCTTGTGTTTTCTCTAATCTTAACAGTTTCGCCATGGAGTCATTGTTGCAGCAGATTCCCGGGCCACAGCCGGTGCCTACATCGCCTCCCAGACAGTGAAGAAGGTGATAGAGATCAACCCCTACTTGCTGGGCACCATGGCTGGGGGTGCAGCGGATTGCAGCTTCTGGGAGAGGCTGTTGGCTCGGCAATGTCGAATCTATGAGCTTCGAAACAAGGAACGCATCTCCGTAGCAGCTGCCTCCAAGCTGCTTGCCAACATGGTGTATCAGTATAAAGGCATGGGGCTGTCCATGGGCACCATGATCTGTGGCTGGGATAAGAGGGGCCCTGGTAAGTTTCGCTGCAACCGTGTGATTCTTGGGCTGCCATTACAGAGAGGTTGCATGAACAGATGAATCAAAGAGCATATGTCAGTGCTAAGGATGTGTTGATTAGTTCTCagtccttccttctctttgttcAAGGAGGAGATGTAGTGTAGGAAAGGGCACAGAGGTAGATTAGCTGTGTCATTGATCATCCATGTGACTTAGGGCAGGTTATTTTCTCAGCCTGTTTCATCATCTTATATAGGTTCCATGAGGCAATACATGTCAAATATATCTAGTCTCTCCTGTAAAATGATAAGACATGCAAAGAGTTGTATTTAAGAATTGAGTAATAGACATAAAAACTCTAATCAGTGCAATTTGATAGAAATAATGTGAGctagatataaagaaaataaattaaaaaatgtgagcTACACATGTAAcatgtaattttacttttttctaatggatatattttaaaagcttaaagaaatgagtgaaattaattttaacaattgTTTTAATCcataataacaaaaataccattttGAGGTGTGTCGTCCTCATTTCAGGGGCTCAACAGCCACATATGGctggtggctaccatattggacaacaAAACCAAGTAACTACTCAAAAGTTAgtcatttctcttccctttttcccTGTAGAGAGTCTTTGGCCTAGAAGGGGCCCTTTGGGCCCATCTCCTTTCCTTGCTTGATATAATCACCTTGGTCCTGTTGTCTCTGAAAAGAATTCCTTAACCTATTTTTCTTCCTAGTATATAAAATCCTTGCCAGGAAATTCAGACTTGTATCTGATAGCAGTCCCTCTTCTGCCAATTTTGAATGTCCCTTTAGTCAAGCTGGTATACGGCTAGTCACATTCTGTGTAATTTTCCCCTTTGGTGCTTGAAAATAGTTAATCTTTCCTCCTGTTGTTTTTGCTTCATTCATTTacccacttgtttttttttttttcctaaacttgtggcttgtgggatcttagttccctgaccagggattgaacctgtgccctctgcagtgaaagtgcagaggcctaaccattggactgccggGGAATTCCCTCATTTACCTTTCTAAATGCCTAGTTTTTCTCTGTCGATCAACTGTAGAATACCCACcactttttcatttgctttggagAATATTAGTTCGCCCCTTAATAGAGGATGGATGAGGAGAGACTTAAAAGTGCCTGTGAGAGAGGAGCTCAGTTTGTTACTTTGGAAATTGAGACATTTCTCTTTGAAAAGTGTGAAAGAACAGTTCCATACCTCTTGTGCGG is part of the Bos indicus x Bos taurus breed Angus x Brahman F1 hybrid chromosome 10, Bos_hybrid_MaternalHap_v2.0, whole genome shotgun sequence genome and harbors:
- the PSMB5 gene encoding proteasome subunit beta type-5; amino-acid sequence: MALASVLERPLSVNRRGFFGLGGRADLLDLGPGSPSDGLSLAAPSWGVPEEPRIEILHGTTTLAFKFRHGVIVAADSRATAGAYIASQTVKKVIEINPYLLGTMAGGAADCSFWERLLARQCRIYELRNKERISVAAASKLLANMVYQYKGMGLSMGTMICGWDKRGPGLYYVDSEGNRISGATFSVGSGSVYAYGVMDRGYSYDLEVEEAYDLARRAIYQATYRDAYSGGSVSLYHVREDGWIRVSSDNVADLHDKYSGSTH